In the genome of Coregonus clupeaformis isolate EN_2021a chromosome 1, ASM2061545v1, whole genome shotgun sequence, one region contains:
- the LOC121548488 gene encoding ADP-ribosylation factor-like protein 4D, with translation MGNQLTEIAPNTHFLQNFQSLHVVVIGLDAAGKTSLLYRLKLKEFVKTIPTKGFNTEKIKLAVGRSRATTFQVWDVGGQEKLRPLWKSYTRQTDGMVFVVDSTEAERMEEAKVELHKITRTSENQGVPVLVLANKQDLASALSVSEVEKALAVHELNASTLHHVQSCSAVDGRGLQPGLEKLYEMILMRKKMVKHNKHRKR, from the coding sequence ATGGGGAACCAGCTGACCGAGATAGCCCCCAACACCCATTTCCTGCAAAACTTCCAGTCCTTGCATGTGGTGGTGATCGGCCTGGATGCGGCTGGCAAAACCTCTCTGCTGTACAGACTGAAACTCAAGGAGTTTGTCAAGACCATCCCGACCAAGGGCTTTAACACAGAGAAGATCAAGTTAGCGGTGGGCCGCTCGCGGGCCACCACCTTCCAGGTCTGGGACGTAGGTGGCCAGGAGAAGCTGCGACCCCTGTGGAAGTCGTACACGAGGCAGACCGACGGCATGGTGTTCGTGGTGGACTCCACTGAGGCCGAGCGCATGGAGGAGGCCAAGGTGGAGCTTCACAAGATCACCCGTACCTCGGAGAACCAGGGGGTGCCCGTCCTGGTGCTGGCCAACAAGCAGGACCTGGCCTCGGCTCTGTCTGTGAGCGAGGTTGAGAAGGCCCTGGCTGTTCATGAACTGAATGCCTCCACCCTGCACCACGTACAGAGCTGCAGCGCCGTGGATGGACGGGGCCTACAACCAGGCCTAGAGAAACTCTACGAGATGATCCTGATGAGGAAGAAGATGGTGAAACACAACAAACATAGAAAGAGATAA